The Budorcas taxicolor isolate Tak-1 chromosome 16, Takin1.1, whole genome shotgun sequence genome includes the window TCCTAAGAATCTCTAGGGAAATGATTCTAAAACCTTTTCTTGGTGAACTTCCCCCATTCCTAAAGTCAGATAAAAAAATCTGGCAGCTACATGTGAAGCCCCAAACTCCAAGTTCTTTTCAACCCACAGATACTACTAGATGGTTGAGGGTCTCCCAAATGCTCAGTACTGAGACAGATACAGAAAGACACAAACCAGACTCCATTCCTAACCAGACAAAACGTACAGACTAGTTGAGGACCGGTAGTGTAAGATGCATAGAACAATGTGGCATACCGAGCGCAGTAAGCGAAGGGCCAACCACTTCATCTGGAATGGTCTATAGGCCGTGCAGATATGCACAGAGGGGCAAGATCAGGATGCCCTGGAATCTCTCTTCAGGTGGAAGGTTTCTTTCAGAACGAACCTGGTAATCCCCCCGGACTACACCACCTTCTTTTGGATAAAAAGCTGCCGGATACTGTCCCACTCCTTTTTCCTTGCCTCCTAAATTTCtgcctcagttcaattcagaaaGTGTTCAGTGTATATCAACCATGTGCAAGGTTTCCAGCTAAGAATTCAAGGACAGGTAATATATACCCCCTTGCCCTTGAGGAATTCATAAAGGGAAAGTCCGTGAATTAGTAATTGCGTGTCTTAAGTGTCTGCAATGATGCTGAGTACAAAAAGCATTGTGGAGAAAGTCTCTCCTTCTGCCTGGGAGAAACCAGAATGGTTCCTATCATTTGCTCTGGATCTTAAGATTTGAATCAGATTTTGccaggtgggagaagaaggaaaaagcacaTAAGCAGGAAAGAAGGGAACCAGCTTGAGAAAAAGATCGAAGACATGGAGtctaccgtgtgtgtgtgtgtgtgtgtgtgtgtgtgtgtgtgtctgagagaaGAAGAGGAATGATTTGCAGTCATGGATTTATGTGGCTACAAGCCCCCAGCAGGAAATAGACCCCTGCTGTCCAAAGAGCAGGGGAGTTCCTGAAACTTccacctctgcctctctctctcccctctgtgCCCACGAACAGGGAAGCAATGGGGTCACCCTGCCCCAGACCTCTGTCCCCAGGGCCTGCCACCTCCTCTCCATCATCACGCCTCCTGCTCCTCCTAATGAGGCTCGGATTAGAGCGGCTCTCCAGGGCTGAGCTGCCTGGGACAACAGGACGGCTAGACGGTTCCCACGCAgatcacacacacgcacaccgtgggccctcacacacacacgcacaccatgggccctcacacacatgcacacacacacataccacgggccctcacacatacacacacaccgtgggccctcacacacatgcacgcacacacacaccacgggccctcacacacatgcacacacacgcacaccatgGGCcctcacacacatgcatgcacacacataccacaggccctcacacatacacacacgcacaccatgGGCcctcacacacaggcacacacacacacgtaccacgggccctcacacacacacacacaccatggacCCTCCCTGAAATCCATGGCAACCAGACAGCGTGTCGGGTGTGTTTGTGAAGCCGAGAGTAGAAAGGGTTGAGGGTCTAGAACTTGAAGCCTGAATCAGAAGCGGCTCAGCCGGGCCGGGGGAGCAGGGAACCGGCGCGTGCGCGGCGGGACCACAGGCGGCGAGAGCGGGCGCAGGGCTGGGGCCGCAGCCGCAGGCCCGGGAGCAGACGTGCTGGGGTGCGGCCCAGGGGAGCGGGGGCAGACTGCGGGGCAGAGGAAGGAGCGGCCGCACCGCTTTCTTCTCAGGGAACAAGCGGTGCGGCGGTGGAGCGGCGACGCCCGGCTGACTGGAGTGGGCCCGGGGATCTGAACGCGGAGCCTCGGCTGTGGAGAAGGTTGAGGACCGCCCACCGCATGCGCCGCCCGCTTCCCGGGCTTCTCCCTGGCTCCAGGGCCATCTCTCCACCAGCAGAGCCCTCCGTGTCTCTCCTCGTGCGGGGGGCTGCCGGGGGATCGGGAACAGGTTTTGCTCTGGAGACAAggttcctgggctgggaaagcCTCTCCATTCCAGCTGGTGCCCAGGAACACTGCAAGCCAGGCTCTGGCCCTTGGGCCAGGATATTAGCTCTGCCCCTCAGGTCTTGTGCCAGGGCAGAGATGAGTTCTGCCAGGGCCATCTGTTCTGAGGGCACAGAGATGTATGGCCTCGGGACTTCTAGGGTGAGGCAAAgaaggcagctgctgctgctgctaagtcgcttcagtcgtgtctgactctgcgaccccatagaccgcagcccaccatgctcctctgtccctgggattctccaggcaagaatactagaatgggttgccatttccttttcccaaaGAAGGCAGGGGTCATATGAATTAAGGATTTAGGACCTGAGGCTGgctctgtgtgatcttgggcaagtcacctctCTTTGCTGGGCCTCTGATTCTCCACCTGTACTACAAAAGATTTGGATTAAATGATCCTAAaattattactttgccaacaaaggtctgtctagtcaaggctatggtttttcctgtggtcatgtatggatgtgagagttggactgtgaagaaagctgagggccgaagaattgatgcttttgaactgtgatgttggagaagactcctgagagtccctcggactgcaaggagatccaaccagtccatcctaaatgagatcagtcctgggtgttcattggagggactgatgctgaggctgaaactccaatattttggccacctcatgcaaagagttgactcattggaaaagaccctgatgctgggagggattgcgggcaggaggagaaggggatgaccgaggatgagatggctggatggcatcaccgactcgatggacatgagtttgagtgtactctgggagttggtgatggacagggaggcctggcgtgctgtgattcatggggtcacaaagagttggacacgactgagcaactgaactgaactgaactgaatgattaattAATGATCCTGAGACCCATGCAGCTGGGGTTTAGTAGTACGTGGTTAGtgggaggaagcagagaggaggagCATCATCTAAGAACCTGGGCAAACCATGTATACAGGCCGGCAGAATCGGGAGGAGGGTGTCTGAGCTCCTTCCCACCACCTTCAGCAGGGACTTGCCAAAGGCACCAGGGAAAGAAGAGTCTCTCCCAAGAAGTGCGTCTTTGGTAAGGACCCCAGAGTGGGGAGATTCTCCTCAGATACCTGAGGACCCCACACGATGCTTTCTGGTGTTTATGATCAGGAAATGCTTTTCTGAGGCCCATTCTTGTAGGTCCGGAGAGTTTCCTGTATCTTCCTCTCCATCATTGTCAGAGAGCTTGAAGCTCTCTTTCAAATTCTACTGCACCCCCTGTTCATCTCCTTTTTGAATCTCTCTCCCTGTGGTGATTTTTGTGCACTTATAGTTCCCTATTAGAGGTCCAGGTGGCAGGTAGTGGTGCTGGTCAGCGTACCTCAGGTGAGCCTCTTTAAATCTTTAGATTCCATCTCTGAAACCAGAGCCGCGCCACTCTCAGGCTGAAGAAAGCGGGAAAGGCGAGCTCCATCCCTCCACAAAGCCCCACGGCTGCCTTCTCTTCTTGGAGAGCGCAGGATCTGAGGGGTGGGTGTCCCCTGCAGGGTGGTAGCCACCTGCCCTCTCAAAGAGAGTGGGCCAGAAAAAGAGACAGACGGcagacagagagaggaaagggaggtgggaggtgggaggggtccGTGCGGGCCTGGGAagggagggctgggggcagggagagagagagtcttTCCAACCAAGCAGAGGGGTGGTGTGAGGGACCCGCTGAGGAAAGGGGAGAAGAAACGGCTGGACGGCTGGACGTCGGGAAAGAGAGAAGTCATTGGCTTGACTCGCTCCCCGCCCTCCCCAGGCAACCTTCTACCCAGGCCCCTCAGAGGGTCATAACTTCCCCGGCAGAATTCCTGCCTCTCTGGAAGCTGTGAGGCTCCATTTGGAACCCAGAGTCTACAGAGTAAGACTTTGATATTTTGTGGGCTTTGATATTTTGCTGTGCAAGCGAGGGCGAGTGCAGGTGGAGGGGAGCACCGGGTGCAGCGGGGTGGGGTATTGGCGTTGAGGTTGGAGGGTGGCAGTAACTCATCTTAGGGCTttcttctttaagattttttttgattaTATAATTTGGTTTGGAGTAATGTATGGGAGGTAAGTTGAAGAGACAGCTCTTGCTATGGATGGGAGCTTACCCCCATGCCCAGCTAAAATTAAGAAAGAGGGAAAGTGCTCActttagcagcatatatatatatatgcgctacacacacacacacacacttaatgtaattatgactgattcaagttgtatggcagaaaccaacacaacattgtaaagcgattatcatctgattaaaaaataaaaaacaaaataaaattgggGTGATACAGAAGATTAGCATGGTCCCTGCATAACATGCAGATtcatgaagcattccatattttttataactgagtcactttgctatacagcaaagattGGCCCAACACTGTAAAtgagctatacttcaattttaaaaattgaagggaAAATAAGAGAGTCTCCTAGAGACTCGTGCAGCTGACTTTGGGGAAAGATGCGTTAACAGAAATACACTAGGTACTTCACACCCATACAACACACATTCCCTGACCCATCTGTGCATATGTGGATGAACATGCATGAACATTTGAACTCATCTGTCCAGAGATACCTATGGAACTTTCTGGGTGTGTACAACCATACACAAAGAGTTCTTTTGTTTCTGTAATCTCTTCTTTCTAAAAAGCTGcattcataaatatatttaaaaactaacatTCTTTTCTGTCATCAGTTCTAACTAGAATCAATTTTTAAGCCTATGTTCCCTAAATGGATTAGGCACTCCTGGAACTAGGCTTGCCCTATTTATTTCTGTGCCCCCAGGAGACAAATCCGGGGCCTGGGACTGTTCAGATAGCTCATAAATATTTGTCAGGCAAAGgcacgaatgaatgaatgaatgatcttcTCAAAAACCATAGGTTTCCTTAATGGTGAAGTTTCTCTAAATCTGCTGTAGTGGGTAATAGTTGTACTCTGAATGGGTGACTGTATAAGGGAGCACATCTGTGTCTGCCTAGTTAGCAGGGACTTATGTAGAAAAGGGAACACGCAGGAGTGTGTGTGTTGAGATGAGTAAATGAGATTTTGCCAGGTGCCTGCACATTCCTGCACGCGTGAATGAGTAGCAGTGTGTGGACGAGACTGAAGCGGGGCCCGACAGGAGACATCCCCTGAGATGCAGCCCCAGCGTGGAGGGAGCCTGCACTTGCAATGAAGACACTAAGTGTGACGAACAGCTTAAGGGTCTGCAAGCgtaggggtgggaagtgggatgAGTTTGTGAGCTGTTCCCCCAGGACTGGAGCCTTAGTGATTCGGCTCCATTCTCATTCCATTCCCCACCCGCCAGGACCCCCATGAAGCTCCTGGCCTTACTGAGCCTTCTGATCCTGATGCTGCAGGAAGCAGGGACAGCATCTCTCtcaaaggaggagaggggagaagagcagCCGTATGGCGAAGGCGATTCTTATGCCATTCTGCCTCTGGGGGACTATGTCCTGAGCCTGGACAACTACGAAGAGGTCATCGATCCAAGCAACTACGACGAACTCACAGCCTACGGGGACCAGCTCCCCCAGGTGAGCAGCAGACTCACTGCGTCCCCTGAAAGAAACTGGGAACCCGAGGCCTGGTCCCTCTCTACCTTGTAATCAGCTGTCTCAAGCCTCCATCTTTCTCTGGGAAGTGAAATTCTTATTCCTCCACAGGAAACTGTCACTTACATAATGCTAAGAAAGAAGACACGAAACTTCAAATTTGCAGCAGAAATTGTGAGCCTTCCCTTAGAAGTCACACATCCCTCCCGCCCTTGGCCTTCACGTGAGACCGTAAAGTGTATCTCACTGGAACATCAGCAGTGTCCTCACATTCTCCTAGCAAAAAGGAATGCCACAGCCTGTCCTAGACTGCCTTCAGTTCCAAAGTCCATTCCTCAGCCCTGCCTGCCTTCACAGGGGCTGAGGTGAAGACTGCGCTCATTTGCTGTGTGAGCCTAATCCCCAGGCAAGGGAAGGTCCCCGGTCAGGGGGTCTGGAGATGGATCCTAGCTCTCCCACCAGCTCGCCGGCCCCTGAGCTCAGGCCCTCCCCGTCTGGACCTCCGTTTCCACCTCTATAGCGTGATGAGAGACCAGATGCTCAGAAAGTCCTTGCTTGTCCCACTTTCTGCCTACCTTCCCCCATTCTCCACAGGGACTCTCTGTAAGCTTGGAATTGGTTGCTGAAGTTCCCAGACTACAAAGCGAGTTCCTCTCAGGCAAAAACTGACTTACTGTGTGCTGTGTCTCCAGGTTAAAGAGACCAGCCTGGTTTCTCTCACCAGGACACGCTTTACTCAGAGCACAGAGGCTGCAAGGACACTCCCTTCAAACCCCACGACGGCCAGGCCCCCGACACTAGGCCTGCTGGCTGCCCCGGCCAACCACGGTAAGTGCACAGGTACAGCCTCAGCAGCCACGGGCCACAGACTGGGTAGCCACGTCCGAGCCCCAGGGGTACCAAAGAGGAGAGTCGTCAGGGGTGGAGAGCAGAGGGCCAGGGAGGAAAGGGGAAACAGCCGCaggggtcggggggtgggggggcggcgcGTGGGAAACAGAGGGAGAGGCTGACTGTTCCTGATGCTTCTGCCTGAGCGCACAATCTGGATGGAAGGCAAAGAAAGCAAGAACCCCCTGCGCCTAGCAAAGCCACCTACCTTAATTAATGGCATCGCTGGGGGAGCAGGTCGAGTGGTAATTAgattagagatgatttaaaacCTGTACAGAAGAATAAATAACTTTGTGGCTGTCATTTGGCATGGGGGcaaatgaagaatttattttgcttttcagctTGAATTCCCTCCCTAGCATCTTCTCCCCTGCTCCCTGAGGCCCTCCTGGAGACTCAGATGCTGGCATATCCATCAGTAGGGGGTTGCACTCTGCTGGGGGTCAGAACTGAGGCACAGGCGGATGCAGTTAATTCCAGAATTGCTTGTTCTCAGCTCCTATTCTTCTCTTGAGATGTTTGGCTTGAGTGGGTACAGGGTAATGAGGCATCATTAGAGAAAACACTTCAGACAGGAATATGTGACCTCCCAGGCTTAAAGGGCCTCAGCTGGACCTGCCATCCAAGGCCTGGGGATAAGCACACTGTCAGCTCATGGCTGGTGAGGAAAAGCTGGCTCTTAATCTCGAGTCTGTGTCACTACCATCAGAGTTCCTCCTCGAGCTGGACTAGCGGTGGTCTTTAGTAACCTGTGTCCTTCTCGGAGCGAGAGATGGAGACCGCCTACAGGATTCAATGAAACCGTCCCAACTCGTTAAAGCCAGTCTGAGCTCGGTGGCCTGGCCTAAGCCTCATGCCCACTGGTGAGCAACTGAGAAGAGGGGAGGGACGTTTCCCAACAGCAAACTGAGACGCTGATACCATAAGAAGGGGAAATGAATCCTAGACAGTCAGTGTCCACTCCACCTTGACTCCATCATGCTTCTGGGAGCCACCTAGAACCTAATTCCTCACCCACGAGGCAGGTAGTGGAGTCAGCAGCCATTGGCCATCACGCTGGCTTTGTATCATCTGCAGGGCACTTTTGGGGGCCAGAGAGAAGCCCCATGGAAAGCAGACTAACACATCCACCTCTGTGGTGGCACCGAAATGTCCTAGAAATACCCACATGGGCCTGGGTAAATCTACATAGGACCAGGGTCTGATGAAGGCACTAAGGGCTTAGATCGTGACGGTTATAACTGAGGGAGGCTCTGCTTCTCGCAGTCAGTGGCTGAGCGCCAGACCGGAGCGGCCAGCAGCACTTCCGGGGGCACTGTCACAGTCGTTCTGGGTGGCAACCCGAGGGACACAGGTGACCTCGGCTCAGACACGCCCTGGCCAGGGCCTTTGGTCCCAGAGGCTGAGGGAGTCTCAccggtgtgtgggtgggtgggagtgtgtatatgtgtctccCATTGGTCCCAGAGGCTGAGGGAGTCTCACGGGGGTGTGTCGGGGGATCTCCCTGTGTCCTATTCTCCACCTGGACCAGGCCTGCCAACCTGTCTGATCTGTGTGTGCCTCGGTTCCTCTGTGTACTGTGATGACGCAGACCTGGAGAAcatccctcctcttccccagacgACTGCCTACTTATATGCTCGGTTCAACCGCATCAGCCACATTCGGGCTGGAGACTTCAAAGGGCTGAGTATGTAACATCCTGGCAAAGAAAAGAGTGGGTGGGCAGAGGGAACCCCTCGGTTCTTCCCCTTGCTGCTCAGCCACACCGAGCAGTCATTGGAGTGCCCCTCCTGTGTCGGCCCTTCCCTGTGGCTTTCAGTCTCTCCAGCTTGGAAATCACTAATTCCTGGCCTTGAAGGTTTTTCTATGGCAGAAGTGacctgttcttgtttttgctcCACAAAGCTATGGGAAGCTGAGGAGGAGAAGCTATGAGCAAGCCTATGTTTTCAGGCTGTCCCAGCAGCTGTAGCTCTCTGCCCTTCGGGCCTCTGAACAAAACCATGCTAACGCTGGTCTATAACCCAGATTCTACCGCTCATTGCTGACAGGCTTCCCAGGCCTCAGAGTTTTTGGGTTCTTTTGTTGGTTTGTATAAACTAACAGCTAGAAGAAGGACAGATCTAGGAATTCCTGCACCTGTTGGGTCTTGCCCTCAGAAGCCTTCTTCCAAGCCAATCCACACAGGACAGAACACTCCAGGGAAAGGTATCACGGAATCTGAGGACTTTCCCAGGTTTATCAAGTTCTTCCTTCTGGTTTGACCCTGGTGCAAGTGGAGTGCTGGCTCGCCTGCCCTGTGCTGAGACAGGAGAAGGGTGCGGCAGCTCCAGCAGGAGCAAGGGGAGATGGTGCGGCCTGTGTTCTGCTCTGCACCTCTTAGCAAAACTGAAGAGGATTGACCTCTCTGgcaattccatctcctccatcgATGACAAGGCCCTCCGCCTGTTGCCTGCTCTGCGGGATCTGATCCTCCCTGAGAACAAGCTCGTGGCGCTGCCTGTGCTGCCCACCAGCATCGAGGTCCTGGATGTCCGCATGAATCGGCTCCAGAGCTCAGGGATACAGCCTGAAGCCTTCAGGGTGAGCCAAGGCCTTGCATCCCTGCCTACTGCATGCCGCCTGTgcccacaaccacacacacatgcacctggCCCTCGTGGAATATCTCTGTCCCAACGCTGCTCTGGGGCATGAAAGtcaaatgtcattttctttttttttaatcatttgcttttagttgcatttattttttgtggcatTTACTCCCAGGCCATCAGTTATTGTTTCTTCTGCTTATTCTGAAAGGATATCTTCTTGTTCTGTGCAGACGTCCTCTTCTGGTTTAGGAACAATCTGTTCTTCTCCAGTAAGGGTTATCTCAGCGTGGCAGGGGGAGCTCATGTCTGGGTTGACCCAAGTCCCGAGCTGCATGTTCGGGCTTTGTTCACGTGAGATGCTGAGTGGCCAGAGATCCAAGTCTTTCAGTGCAGCGTCACTCTCTGCATTCTGAGCACGTGCAGCAAAACTTCAGCACTTTTGGGGCCACCGAGCCTGCACCCAGCCCCACCCTTCGGCCTGGGCACACCGACCATGGTAACATTGGAAAGGCGGCGCCTACTGCTTCTGTAAAGTGCCATCTTTCAGGTACTTGGTGAGCTTTCAGGTATGCATACCCTTAGTGACCTGGGCAGTTTCACAAAAGTTCTTAAAGTGAACTAGAAGATTTCAGCCTCTTGATCTGCGTGATAGAGCTCCCCTCAGGCCACTCGCCAGAAAAGCCAAGCCCCATTTTCTTCATCTAAGCCACCAGCaactccccctctccctctgggGGCCCCTGGCCTCTCGGGTGCCTTCTCTGCACCTGCTCACACCTCCCTGGGCATCAGTGTTCTCCACACACTCACCCTCTGCTCCCCAGAAACTTGGACTAACATGTGACTTGACTTGGCGTTGTACTCATTCCAGCTCTCACTCTGCATAGCTGTTTGTTTTCAGAACCCACCACTAACTGACCAACCTTTGTCCTTCTAGGAGCAATTTCTCAAGAGAGAGACAATCTGGTTGGTCCCTGGCTGGCCAGTTTCAATGGGAAGGGCTAAACGTATGCAGGGATATGGCCCCCGGGCTGCCCACTCAGCGGTCCAGGGAGCCTGGGGGCAGTCCCAGTGGGGGAGCGGAGAGAGCTGTGAGTGAGCCTGACTCCCAGCTGTCACGCTCACACGCACACTTTCTCCGTCATGCCTGTGGCCCTCCTTATGCTGGCCTGCGTATCTCCCAGCCGTGCTCTCCATATTTGGTCCACATTTAGCATCTGGggactttttgtcttttctggagaCTTTTCACTTGGGAAAGTCCCTTCTGATAGCAGGGATGTTGAAGCTGGGCCCGAATGTCCTGCCGGCCTGTTTCCCAGCCATCCTTGCCCCGTGCTTGCTCCTCCCGGCATCCCCCCGACACTGCTGAGCCCCTTCATGGCCCTCAGCTGCAGCAGCTGTTCCTCTGCATCCAGCGGGAGGAGATGAACCATCCCTGGAGCACCCAGCTCAGGACCCAGCACCTGGCTGAGGCCCAGGAGATGGGTCCAGGAGTGAAGGAATGGGGTCACATCAGCGCCCCTCACTCCTTGGGCCCCACAGAGCCCACCGGCCTCCCGcatcctctgccccctccccaggcacTGGAGAAGCTGCAGTTCCTCTACCTGGCCGATAACCTGCTGGACGCCATCCCCCGGGCCCTGCCCCTGAGCCTGCGCTCACTGCACCTGCAGGTGAGCGGCTTCCCGAGAACAGGGGTCTTGGATGGCACAGAAGGTGGAGGTCAGACTGCAGGGAGCGCCCTTCAGCAGTGGTGGGGCTCCGTCACTGAGAGCTCAGCGAGCACAGTTGGCACGTTTCACTCAGACCACTGTCTACCGCCTCCGTCTCATTCCTTCCCCTTCCTGCCCTTTAAAACACTTCCCCTGCACGTTCTTACCCATCTCACCCAGTGCTCACTCCCGCTCCCCTCCCCTCGCCcccctctgtcccctcctcctccccgtgCCCCCGCTTTCTGGCCTCCTTCATTGTTTGTGGCCCCAGCCTTCTGGGCCTCGGTGTCTCCAGCTGCAGAGGGGAGGTGAGCTGGTGGGGCGAGGCCTGAGGGCAGACTCTCCAGGCAGAGGAGGGACACAGCGGTCGGTGTGTTCTCTGCAGAATAACATGATAGAGACCATGCAGAGGGACGCCTTCTGTGACGCCGAGGAGCACAGATACACCAGGAGGCAGCTGGAAGACATCCGCCTGGACGGCAACCCCATCAACCTGAGCCTCTTCCCCAGCGCGTACTTCTGCCTGCCTCGGCTCCCCACGGGCCGCTTTGTCTAAGTCTGCCCGCCCCCTAAACAGCAACCTTTCATCCAGGCGTTAGTCAGCCTCAAGATCCAGCGGCAGAAACCCACTGTTCCCCCtgcctcaacacacacacacacatgcacacacgcgcacgcacacacatgcagacatgtgcacacatgcacacacacgcacacacgtgtatgtgcacatacacacacatgcacgcacatatgcacgcacgcacatgcagacgtgcacacgcacgcacgcacgtgtatgtgcacatgcacgcacgcgcacgcacgcacacacacgcacgcgcacacacgcacgcacacactgaAATGTCCTCCAGGAGCCAGATTTACATTTCTCCATCCTCTTTCCTTAACACCTTATGGCTCCTGGATCCAAGAATAGAGATGTCTGCAGCAAAGCTCTTTCCCGTATTCCTGATTCTTCCTACCCGCACAGAAGGCCAGGAGAGTCATGTAAGAAGCAGAGGAGGGGCAGAAAGAGCAGAGGAAGGGGGATAAGCAGTCGTGTGCTGGAGCTAGTTCTTACTACTAGGCTTGCAAGAACCGATTATtcaattttccagaatttttcaaGCCAGTTGTTCAATGCAGTCATTATTAAAAACTAAATCATGTAAGCtcacaattaaatattttatgtcgAAAACAAATGTAATAAATGCGCAAACTCATCACTTCCCAATTATTTTACCATCTTTTACTATTAACCATGTTCTTGAACTTATTTGTGTCTGTGGTATCTGTGTAGTGGAAATACTATATAATGACATGCTT containing:
- the OPTC gene encoding opticin; its protein translation is MKLLALLSLLILMLQEAGTASLSKEERGEEQPYGEGDSYAILPLGDYVLSLDNYEEVIDPSNYDELTAYGDQLPQVKETSLVSLTRTRFTQSTEAARTLPSNPTTARPPTLGLLAAPANHGLPTCLICVCLGSSVYCDDADLENIPPLPQTTAYLYARFNRISHIRAGDFKGLTKLKRIDLSGNSISSIDDKALRLLPALRDLILPENKLVALPVLPTSIEVLDVRMNRLQSSGIQPEAFRALEKLQFLYLADNLLDAIPRALPLSLRSLHLQNNMIETMQRDAFCDAEEHRYTRRQLEDIRLDGNPINLSLFPSAYFCLPRLPTGRFV